One stretch of Gadus macrocephalus chromosome 12, ASM3116895v1 DNA includes these proteins:
- the inpp5d gene encoding phosphatidylinositol 3,4,5-trisphosphate 5-phosphatase 1, whose product LHHTPHPVSSLLPSTPYHHTHPPLPPRVPEEHQRALQEYFSSSLVLDAAQVHSGNHSLPSLKKLILGLCRNLNNEISRIVPSLEAFQTVLDQQIYPGIGRCRSQVSADPVQSMSSRLEQLTKLLHSIEEKAKGAVIESVGIDGGQKRSLIPPTFEVKSDSLGISTKLFLKVDVETGRLYFKKSKDGSEDKYYLQNKILQLIKSQKMPAKLAIVLETDKEKILKKDIIFYDTKKREGFCQLLQQLKNKHSAKPDPDMITVFVGTWNMGNAGPPQSLRSWFQSKGQGKTRDDTADHIPHDMYVIGTQEDPLGEKEWTDTVKNALRVITDISFKLISIQTLWNIRILVLAKPEHENRISHVFSDSVKTGIANTLGNKGAVGVSFMFNGTSFGFINSHLTSGSEKKLRRNQNYINILNILNSGDKKLNPFDITHRFTHLFWLGDLNYRIDLPSTEAENIVSKIKQQQYQDLLGKDQLNMERDEGKVFLHFQEEEVTFPPTYRFERDTREKYAYTKAKATGTKYNLPSWCDRVLRKSYPLVHVVSQSYGCTTDIMTSDHSPVFATFEVGVTSQFVSKHDPRSASEGGIRFMNCTATLFTKSKTKFFIEFHSSCLEKIVKTSEGENTDVDNGSINVCFAELQLTPIISDPEYLLDQHILICVKSTDCDESYGESCVALRAAEACKTGFKVSLTHRGESTGTLTGVIQLHLTESKQTEKLYDFIKVEKDDHGSAKSKSGENRSAVPHTLEITNPSYMGVGVRGGYATDMGWSYTPKSGNVSPKRHGHSRVPNTPDEAETGTEMFDNPLYAAMAMQSRREQEPPRWDPPTPPPDAPRFPSPPDGEPDRAPKPTPRNRSFTCSEGKPPPLPASLAPGPKRPVVPQRSEGGVVLAVPRPPLPIKRAALLEPQPLHKPREPRDQHTRAPARPSQSLPANKHARE is encoded by the exons CTTCACCACACACCTCACCCCGTCTCATCACTCCTTCCTAGCACACCttatcatcacacacaccctcccctcccccccagggtcCCAGAGGAGCACCAGAGGGCGCTCCAGGAGTACTTCTCGTCCTCCCTGGTTCTGGACGCGGCGCAGGTCCACAGCGGGAACCACTCGCTGCCCAGCCTGAAGAAGCTCATCCTGGGGCTCTGCCGGAACCTCAACaa TGAGATATCCCGCATCGTTCCGAGCCTGGAGGCGTTCCAGACGGTCCTGGACCAGCAGATCTATCCCGGGATTGGCCGCTGCAGGAGCCAA gtttcTGCTGATCCAGTTCAGTCCATGTCCTCCAGGCTGGAGCAACTGACAAAACTTCTCCACTCGATAGAAGAGAAG GCCAAGGGTGCTGTGATCGAGTCGGTGGGCATTGACGGGGGCCAGAAGAGGTCCCTCATCCCCCCCACCTTCG AGGTCAAGTCCGACTCCCTGGGGATCTCCACCAAGTTGTTCCTCAAGGTGGATGTGGAGACCGGGCGACTGTACTTCAAGAAGTCTAAGGACGGATCTGAGGACAAGTACTACCTCCAGAACAAGA TTCTCCAGCTGATCAAGTCCCAGAAGATGCCCGCTAAACTCGCCATCGTTCTGGAGACGGACAAAGAGAAGATTTTAAAGAAAGATATAATTTTTTACGACACAAAG AAAAGGGAAGGATTTTGCCAGCTTCTCCAACAGCTGAAGAACAAACACTCCGCTAAACCCGACCCGGACATGATCACGGTGTTCGTGGGCACCTGGAATATGG ggAACGCGGGCCCCCCCCAGAGCCTGCGGTCCTGGTTCCAGAGTAAGGGTCAGGGCAAGACCCGGGACGACACAGCCGACCACATCCCCCACGACATGTACGTGATCGGCACCCAGGAGGACCCCCTGGGGGAGAAGGAGTGGACGGACACGGTGAAGAACGCCCTGAGGGTCATCACCGACATCTCCTTCAAActg ATCTCCATCCAGACGCTGTGGAACATCCGGATCCTGGTGCTCGCGAAGCCGGAGCACGAAAACAGAATCTCCCACGTCTTCTCGGACAGCGTGAAGACGGGGATCGCCAACACGTTAG GGAACAAGGGGGCCGTGGGCGTGTCCTTCATGTTCAACGGCACCTCCTTCGGATTCATCAACAGCCACCTGACCTCCGGCAGCGAGAAGAAACTCAG ACGAAATCAGAACTACATCAATATTCTGAACATCCTGAATTCGGGGGATAAGAAACTGAACCCTTTTGATATCACTCACCGGTTCACCCACCTCTTCTGGCTGGGCGATCTCAACTACCGCATAGACCTCCCCTCCACG GAAGCGGAGAACATCGTGTCTAAGATCAAGCAGCAGCAGTACCAGGACCTGCTGGGCAAAGACCAGCTCAACATGGAGCGGGATGAGGGCAAGGTCTTCCTGCACTTCC aggaggaggaggtcaccTTCCCCCCAACGTACCGCTTCGAGAGGGACACGCGGGAGAAGTACGCGTACACCAAGGCCAAAGCCACCGGG ACCAAGTACAACCTCCCGTCGTGGTGTGACCGGGTCCTGAGGAAGTCCTACCCGCTGGTCCACGTGGTCTCGCAGTCCTACG GGTGCACAACTGACATCATGACCAGCGACCATTCTCCGGTGTTCGCCACGTTTGAAGTGGGCGTGACTTCTCAGTTTGTCTCTAAACACG ATCCCAGAAGTGCATCTGAAGGAGGGATTAGGTTCATGAACTGCACGGCCACGCTCTTCACTAAATCCAAGACAAAGTTCTTTATCGAGTTCCATTCCAGCTGCCTGGAGA AGATAGTGAAGACTTCAGAAGGAGAGAACACCGACGTAGATAACGGCTCCATCAATGTCTGCTTTGCGGAATTGCAG CTCACGCCTATCATCTCCGACCCGGAGTACCTGTTGGACCAGCACATCCTCATCTGTGTGAAGTCCACCGATTGTGACGAGTCGTACG GCGAGAGCTGCGTAGCGCTGCGCGCGGCGGAGGCCTGTAAAACGGGTTTCAAAGTGTCGCTGACGCACCGCGGGGAGAGCACCGGCACGCTGACCGGCGTCATCCAGCTGCACCTCACCGAGTCCAAGCAGACCGAGAAGCTCTACG ACTTCATCAAAGTGGAAAAGGACGACCACGGCAGTGCGAAGAGTAAGTCCGGCGAAAACAG GTCTGCCGTCCCCCATACTCTGGAGATAACCAACCCGAGCTACATGGGCGTGGGCGTCCGGGGCGGCTACGCCACGGACATGGGGTGGAGCTACACGCCCAAGTCCGGCAACGTCTCTCCAAAACGTCACGGTCACAGCCGAGTGCCAAACACCCC cgACGAGGCCGAGACCGGAACGGAGATGTTCGACAACCCCCTCTACGCCGCCATGGCAATGCAGTCCCGCAGGGAGCAGGAGCCTCCCCGGTGGGACCCCCCGACCCCGCCCCCGGACGCCCCCAGGTTCCCGTCACCCCCGGACGGCGAGCCCGACCGGGCCCCCAAGCCCACGCCCCGGAACCGCTCCTTCACCTGCTCCGAGGGCAAGCCCCCCCCGCTGCCGGCCTCCCTGGCCCCCGGGCCCAAGAGGCCCGTGGTGCCGCAGCGGTCCGAAGGGGGCGTGGTGCTGGCCGTGCCCCGCCCCCCGCTGCCCATCAAGAGGGCCGCCCTCCTGGAGCCCCAGCCCCTCCACAAGCCCCGGGAGCCCCGCGACCAGCACACCAGGGCCCCCGCCAGACCCAGCCAGTCCCTGCCTGCCAACAAGCA TGCACGTGAGTGA